taataatccagccatagaatgtagtttcatttacttgtgtctatttcgtaaaacagttataaaagcagcgcatgtattctcagtcccaaaaatatatattgcaaaagcatttaaaaagagagcaaatgaaaactcacacctataaatattgtaaaacagttaataaagcatttgcatgtattctcagcccaaaaatgtaaagagtgataAGGGATCAaacgaactcacgcatataaatattgtaaaacagttaataaagtatttgcatgtattctcagtccaaaaatgtaaagagtgataagggatcaaatgaactcacgcatataaatattgtaaaacagttaataaagtatttgcatgtattctcagtcccaaaaatgtaaagagtgataagggatcaaatgaactcacgcatataaatattgtaaaacagttaataaagtatttgcatgtattctcagtcccaaaaatatatattgcaaaagcatttaaaaagggattaatgaaactcaccatactgtattttatagtaaaaatacataggacgacattgaacaagtaaagggttggcctcggattcatgaacctatatcattcatatatatattaaaacgtatacttgtaatcgaacaaatatatatatattatttcaattgtttatatttttatatctatatatgtatacttgtatatatgttttatataagtattttaataacaattttcattgtaataataataatagtaatattgttagtaataataatgtagttcttataatagtaataatgatactagtaattagtaaaaatgatagtaatgatgataataattttaatgttaaaaataataataataataataataattataatatttataaaattaataataataatcatatttatataataataataaagataataatgataaaaataatgataattctaataataatactaatgatattcttTTTTTAaaggaaatgataatttttaaagacaattataattttaatagtcatgatgataataataataataataatacttatctttactaataatcatgatgtgataataataatatcaataataataataatgatattaataaaaattagaaatgctacctcaaaaagaaaatggcttaaaaataatgccccagcccgggctcgaacccacaacctctcggttAATGACAAATACTCAGAAccagccctctggtccttacttTCTGCTATACTTACTATTTTATTTCCTTTTAACTCGTCAACCCCATTCTTCATTATATGTTTCATAATCAAAACATCATCATCGTTAAtctatatcatcattatcatacccTCTATCATCTTCAATCTACTTTTAAATTCATCATCAAATTACCATGGGGTTTCGTTTCAGTCCCACAAGCATACCGAAATTAGTTCCAGCCATCTAGTCCCCTTCATTTCCCCTTCTCGGCCCAACTAAATATAAGCCCAACAATTATTTAATTTGCAACCCGTTATAGTGATTAAATAAGCCCAGGTCCGATTGCTTTAGTTCTAATATGATTCACGTACATCGTAAAACAGCTGGAGGTTTTTCCTTTTTGTGTGGGGTTCGGTATATAAAAAAATAACGTGAAAAGGTGCAAATTTCAGCAGCCATGCGATCAATCCCCACTTCCTTCTTTTCatcatgtaaaatataaaaaaaatatgatgtGATCCCACTATGTTCATGAATAAAGTCCCACTTGATTCATTATAACAAATCGATTTCTTAAAAAAAGTCAAGTAGGGTTATGTGTTTAGGTAAATGTCGGCCAGCAAATAGAAAAAGGAAAGAACGTGCACCTCAACATTATTAAATTACAATCATTATACTTCATATCATCATTGGGTCGTTCAAGCAGAAACAGAAATAGATAGGTTTCTTGTGTGGGTTCGCTTGTAACAGGAAACAGAAAAGAAAAGAGGTGATTCCTGGGGTGATGTTTGAAGAGGAAACATGAAGGAGACATAAAAAAATAGAAGCTGCAGCAGAGTTCGAGAGAAAAGAAGTTGCAGAAAAGTAAATCGAATGGTGGTGGTGATACGATTGATCTTGAAGGTGATGAAGACGGTTTGGTGGTGATCTCATGGTTTTCCAGGACATAAAAGGTAATCGTGTATTTaactatgtttatatatgtatgtagatATGTATGAGATAGAGGGAAAAGAGAGATGAGAGATTGATGGTTCTGTGGTTGTAGAGATCGATGGTTTTGAAAAGTGGAAGAGATGCTCGATTAAAACAtggtatgtatatatgtgtatctaTATCTTTGAACatgtatatgtgaatatatatacatatgtaggtGGCGATGGTTTGCATTTTGGGTGGTGGTGGAATTCGATGATGATGTTGGTTGGTGTTTGCAAGGGTTTGAAACGGAAGGAAAACGAAAGTCTTGCAGTTGCATGAAAGTGGAGCAAGGGTTGGGGTCGATGGTGATTTGGTTTGTGTAACAAaaagatatatataaatgtatatcttGTTTAGCTTTGGTTAATAACAGGAGGTACACGCTTACAATTTGCAGTGATAGTTACCTTTGTATATAAGCTATAAGTGAATAATTAAAGCTGTAAAGATGGTACTATCAGTTTGTTTGTACTGAGAAAGGATTAGGACGTCTAACAAAATGGGGACTGGAGGATTCCTTCAGTacgtaaaataaattaaaaaaattaaaagctgaTATTCCCTCAACTGATCTTGTTTGCTACTGGAACAAAAAGGAATCGAATTGTACTGGATTGGGAGCAAAAATCTAATAATACTATAGCTTGATCACGATTGCAAACAGATTACATATTCTTTAATTTCCTGATTGTATAAtttcgtatatatatttatttatatatatatatatatatctggttATATATGATTCTGATTATATCTTTATTACATACATCTGATTACATCTGtaactgtatttatatatgtagttatatatatattttaaatctgATTAtcactatattaatgataataatattaacaactatattttaacttgtattatgtattattgattatgtaatgtcatatttataataacttttattgaatatttataaattatctatatatatttatttgtaactaattgttcgtgaatcgttgataaTAGCCAAAGGTAAAATATATTCATGTAAACTACTCCGCAAATTGAGActtaattaaatagactttgcttatcatgtcaaaaccatataggaatgaagtttaaatttgatcggaaatttccgggtcgtcacaactacaACGGGAATACTCGAGAGGAGATTTTAGTGATCTCCAAAACACTTACAAAAATGTCAAAAACATGACACATAAAAACCTAAGATACAGTTTTTAATGAACATCCCAAGGATTGCCATTGACAAAATACCAAACAGAAATAACTAACGAAGGACTGACAATGCAAAACATTTTAAACTGCAAAGGACTGGCATTGCAAGACTTCTGAGACTGCACCATATTTACTCTATTAGTCCCTGCAGTCCATAAAACCTTAAAATCCCTATCTGAGTCTGCATTCCCATAACACCATTTAACAATAATCCAATTATGTGAGATCCTAATCAAATTATCCTTAAAATTAGGACCCAAACCTATAATCAAGCTCAGTAAACCCCTCTGTTGCTGCATCATTTCGATCATAATATAGACCAAGACCAAATCATATTTAAATTCCTAAAAAAAATCATAAGATGCCCTAATTTCAAAGTGAGTCCAGTGAGATCAAGTGACCACATTAGGTAACTAGTTATGCATTTAGACATCCCACAGACCATAACAATACCAAATACAATCTTGATTAAACACATGGCATCATCAACATTCTGTCCATATTCCATTAAAACAGCAACTTTGACAGAAAGTCCAACATGGTCAACATTTTTAGCATTAAGCAACCATTGAATATCCTGGCTTTTGCAAAACATCATATACCTTAAAATACACTCTAAGTACCATCCAGTATCCCATAAAGCTCTTTGATTCAAAAAGTCAAAAGTCATTAAACTTAGGGTTTTGACTGAAAGTCCAACTTGGTCAACATTTTGGTAATTAATCATGTATTGACCAGGCTGCCTGCTGCACTTAATCATAAAACACAAGGTAAACTTTGAGCAATATTCATGATCCCAAAATGCCCTTTGACTCCAAAAGTCAACCATTACTAAAAACCCTAGATACCATAGCAGGTTCATTCCTAAAACCCTATTCCTCTCATAATCAAGactaaacatccttaaatcattaaTATTTCATAAAATCATCATATTATCACACGGAATGCCATCCAAATTATAAGTTTGACCCGGTAAAGTCTAATCAAAAGATTATGACATATGGAGCATCGTCAAGCGAGGAAAACTTGTTCCTCAAGAATCTTCAAATATAGTATACTCAACATTCCAAAATGATGAAGTAGTGAACAAAGTACTAAATCAATTTGATGATATATCACTACTTCATAGAGTTCTTCCGAGTGGCCCGTTCCCTTTCCAATTATCTTTCCAAAAGCTCGATGTTAACCCGTTACCGACTTTAACCTGGATTACATCATTGGAATAATTGTAAAGATTTCCAGTTCGACCAGGTTGATGCCCCATTTTGGTTATAACCTTCTAACCCACCTTGACTCCCATACATGGCACGAATCACTCTAACCCACAGAGCTGATCACATGCATAAAATCGCCACATCCACTTTAGAAGAAGAGCATAATTAAATGCTTTTACACTACCAATATTCAAACCTCCACTTTCCTAGGAATTTAAAGCTTGCTCCCACTTTCTCCAATGCATATTTTTCTTGTCCGAAGTCGAACCCCAAAAGAACGAAGCAGGTAATCCTTCGATCTCATTAATAACGGATTCCGGGCACTTAATTTACGAAAAAAGTATGTACTCAATGAACCTAATACCGATCTAATGGGGGTGAGGCGACCCCCTATTGAAAGAAGTTATGATATGAAATTGATAACAGTTGCTTCAAAATTGATTAGAAATTAGAAACGTATTTGTAACCTAAATTACGTAGATGTTGTCAGTATGTTTGTTACTTGCATAGTAGTACTCCATATAACAagactagcctttaagagcccgtgcgttgcacggcgaccCTTAATCAAACAAACTGGAAACGTTCATGATATATCAATTAATGGTATGATAAGTAGAGTATCAAAATTATTGTTGTGGATGGCCTGAAGACCATTCAATTACATCGCCTTCAGTTTTTGGTCAGATTTGCCACATCAGCTCGTTTAAATAACCAAATTAACCTCGAAAGGGGAATAAAACCAAAACACACATAATATGCTTAGTCCATATTTTGTACCATCTTCTGTACTTTTAAAACTTGTGTAACCATTCATATTACCACTTGAAAATACATCATCTCAGTAACCAATATTAGCTTAGCCCATTGATTGCGCATAAATGGACAGGCCCACCAAGTGTAACATTTAGCATTTTGGCCTAATATAAGAAACTCGTTACCTTTTTCATTCATTACTATAATGTGAATACCATAAAAATGTTCATGTAAACCAAACGACCAATTAAGACAGTATCATTAGTAGCCTCAACATCTTTAACAAATACATTCCTTTGGTCACCATTTGCATCCATAATCCGTATCACTTCCCACTCATGAACATACTTTAACTTTATAACTTTGACCCATTGACTTTCAAATGAGATAATACACCTCATTGTTCCAGTTACATCCACCTCCCACATAATTTTGCTCATAGTAGCATAAATAAACATCCTCATTTTGACCCGTTGACTTTTGAGAGtcaaaataacaataaaaaatgaaaGGGAATTACCTTGATCATTCACAACAAAATGTCCCTTCAACATAATAACCTGGTATCTATTTTGCGTATGAACGCAGCTCCAACCATATATACCATTAACTTTGTCTTTAATAACATTCCAACTTTTTTTAAACAGTCTTTGATTTCATGAACTTAAACTACCATTCAACACATAAAAGCATCAGCAGAGAAGAAGGAtatataagataaaaataaaaacctTGTGCTGTTAGTCAAATGGCAGCTTTAGATAGGGAAAAATAAccaaaaaccctaaaccctagcaGCAATTGCAGATCCAATGGTTATCCAACTTGTGAAGATAACCATAAGTTATTTGACATATTGTTCATGTAGCTCAAAAGCATACATATACATAGTGCTTTTAAAAGCCTAACCTTCCAGTGTTCATCTATAATAACTCATGCACCTCATTTTCTTAAAAGCATAACCATGACTTCGATGGTTGTCTGGTGTGTTTACCGTCAGTTCTAGGTTCATCGTATATGTTACCCAAGTTGAAAACACAATTGTAAGGCAATCTCGACCCATTCAGATTAATGAGCCTCAAGCAAGtactctctcttattttaagtGTACCAACAAAAATCTAAAGGAttagattgaaaaaaaaaaaacaaaatacatTAACAATAACAAACTTTATAATCACTTTATGAGCATAAAAAACTTCATAAAAACTTATAATTATCATCTAAATACTCACATAGCAACAAAATCTGTACGAACAATTGAATGTTACATCATAACTTCCACTTCCATGTTCAGACTCAATTGCGTAGTCACAACACACTGTGGGACACCACTTTGTCTATAAACATGTCATAAgattataatacatatacataaaaaaaaaaaataataaataaataaataaatacatatacatgaCACCCTTTTTAGACCTATAACAAAAATTAACTGATTGTACTTACCTATCAGGCCAACCCGCCCATTTCATCACCTCCAATATTCAAACTCACCATCGTCGATTTTGTGTTGTTTCTTTTTGTTCACAATAGCATCAAATACAACTGAGGAAACAATCATATAATTGCAGCAAAAAAAGAGGAAATAATGTACCAAATCATTTTCTTGCTATGATTCTACTTGTTGTGGTAGGTACCATGACTTTTCGTTTGACATAACCATACCTAAATCAAATTACTACAGGTATAAAATACGAGGTATGGTTAACTTAAAATATTACAGGTATGATTAAAAACTTTTAGCAAAGCTAAAAAGGTTGCAAAGTGTATTTATAGTGCAGAAAGCCAGAAACTTTTAAATTGTTTTAGTTTAAAAATTAATCTAATACTGAAATGGTTACTTCTAAAGTGTATTTATAGTTCAAAAACTGCAAAGCACGCATTTTTCATATCTGTTTATACATCAAAAACAATTACTGAAGTCCTCGAAGATATTTGTTTATACATTAAAAACAATTACTCCAGTCCTCGAAAATAATCGTTTATACataaaaaaacaataaaaaaaatacaaaaaaaaaaacaaaaaaaaaaaactcatataCACATTATGAATTAAAGAGTAAATGAGCAAAACAGTAGCATACCTTGTCATCAGAAATTAAAATCAAAGACAATCCTCAACGCATATGCAAGCAAAACCCAAAACCGATTAACAGTTAAATTGACCTTAAAACCAAAAATCATTCAaatcttatatcatgcaaaaaccTAATATTTATATAAACATGTTGTAAATCTGTGAGCGATTTTGAAACCCTAAATCGGAAAAGCGATTCGTTGCAAACCCTAAATCGCTGCAAACCCTAAATCGTTTTTGTAATTGTCATCTTCATCACTCCGGGTTAAGCACCGGAGAAACTTCCGGCGATTTCACAGAATCTGGTGTTAGTATACAAAATTTATACGGTATTGTGGAGAAAAACGCAACGGATTCATTGGTGGTAGTGGCAACCTCTATTACGGCGGCATGAGGGCATGATCGGCTGCGGAATATGctgtgggtttttttttttttttttattgtgaagagaaagagagagaggggtGCAGTCATACAGAATTTATATTTTGGGATTAATTTAAATAAATCAGTTTTATTAGAAAAATACACGTGGCACTGAATTTGTGGGTGAATTGTCAGAGTGACACGTCAGATTTGTCTATGTGCTTTGTAAGATGTAGAGATTCTAATACCGAGCCAAATAGTaagcacattattattattattattattattattattattattatatatatatatatatatatatatatatatatatatatatatatatatatatatatatatatatatatatatatatatatatataaacaactgAAGCCACATTTATTTGTTAAACTAGTCCGGACTGGCCAGCGCGTTGGGCGGGTGCTTTcgacctgcgtattcatatttaacgtagcgttgtgtatttacagaggggaacatcgcacatgtgttaagcgccgttttagatgtcgttgtgttaaggaTTTTTTAAAAAGTACCCGTTtctaacgtagttagttttgttttgttcaataaattttttcgagtgtaacggtgctgtcgggaaAATTTGACTCCCGGCGAAcataaagatacgggctgtcgttgtgtaaatatagtcgaagttgagggagcgtttgtaatgtgaacgcaaactcaaaatgacaagccgatataactgaaacgacgacattcgccaccacttttagtatataaaGTGTTAATTATTCATGGTTAATGATTTTGTTATTATCAAAAAGGTCAAACAGAAGTACCAATTGACCGGTTCTTAATCTGAACACAGTATTCTTCTATTCGTCCAGTGTGACGATCAAAGATTTGTATTTTGTACTATGTGTTCGTTTAAAAGTGATAAAGAAAGTGTTTCATTATAAAAGTAAATATTACAATAAGTTTATTAttctttttcttttctattttataTATAACGTATTGAAAAGTTAGTACAGCTCAGAAAGAAAGTAAGTCTTCTACTCTCAACTCTGTAAACTACTTTCCACAATAATGTCATTATTGGTCATTTTATATGTTAATAGGAAATTGTCAAACATTCTCACCATCATCAAAACAGTTCCCTTGAATCCAAAAGTAAACAACGTTGACAAGGGTTACTAAAATCGACAATCAGTTTCTTCAAAATTGACTAAAACCCATTTTTAACAATAATTACATATATCTTGTCAGTAATCAATTTACCTACATGGTAAAGAAACAAGATTCTAATACATAACAAAGTGGCAAATTTATTATATCATATACATACAACAAAACTCAACTAAACCCACATTTATTAGTTTACATACATACTCATTTTACTTGAGTACTTTGACGTGGAGTCGGCAATGGAGATGCGGAGGGTGTCAAACGACGTTGTTGTTGTTGACGATGATGATGTCCTGCTGGTGATCTTGGAACAGGACTAGACACGGTTCGATGCTCTCTTGAACCGTTCTTAGcagcttgaacctcttcaagagTTGCTAATACTTCAGACATTCGAGGTCTGGTTTTAGGTTCTATGCTAAGACACTGCGATGCAAGTGTTGCTGCAGTGAATACAGCCTTTTGAGGATATTGTCCCTCCAATTTGGTGTCCATAATCCTGAATAAACGTCGTTTGTCCCCTAGATATGGTTTTGTCCATTCAACAAGATCTTGCTCGATGCCAACCTTGTCTTTATCCACAGCACGACGGCCGGACAGTAATTCCAGCAAAACGACCCCAAAACTGTACACGTCGCTCTTTGCTGTCAATCTCCCTGTTGGTCAAAACACGAGttttatatatcatcatcatcatgtaagtAAAGAGAAACTATCTGCCAAGATTTTTATAAGTGAAAATTGGATTATGTTTGATCTATAACTGGTCCTGAACTCTCGTGTTGATTAAAAAGAATGACAAAAAAAGAAGTGGTTCACAATTAGACAAAGTCAGTGTGTCATAAATGCATAATTTATTCTAAgtgttttttttaattattaaatatgaatATGATTCAATAGAATGATTAGTGTGTAAGACCAATTTGTAAAGAAATTGTTACAGGGCAGCAAGTCGACTCATTTAGAACTGTATGACAGTAACATCATGTAAACCTTTACCCAAACTGACTGACCCGCCCATTTATTCATCAAAATAACAAAGCTCTGGTAATTTAAGAGTACAAACCTGTCGCAATGTATTCTGGTGCTGCATACCCATGGGTACCCATTACTTGTGTTGACACATGAGTCCGATCACCAGTTGGACCTGCCTTAGCTAAACCAAAATCCGATAATTTTGCATTGAATTCCTGTGTCATAAAAGCAAAATGGTCATGTTATTGTATTTTTAAACTGGAACCAAAAAAACAATGGATTTCACTAGCTATCAGATATAACTAGTATCCTACCGCATCTAGAAGGATGTTTGAAGCCTTAAAATCGCGATATATAACTTGGTCTTTAGCATCATGAAGAAACGCTAATCCTCTGGCAGCACCTATTGCCACTTTAAGCCTTGTTGCCCATGAAAGTGGTTGTGGACCCCCTATGAATCGAAACAAGATATATAAGTCTGGACCCAATAAAAAACAACCCCCGGATTCACATAACAGCATAAACACTTGTGTTAGTCTTGTATCAAATCAAATAGTAGTAGCATG
This window of the Rutidosis leptorrhynchoides isolate AG116_Rl617_1_P2 chromosome 7, CSIRO_AGI_Rlap_v1, whole genome shotgun sequence genome carries:
- the LOC139856915 gene encoding probable serine/threonine-protein kinase PBL3, with the protein product MGNCLNSSSAKVDATISSRDSGMFKIDSKISSSSGPSSMTISTHSGGSSSISNSIDSVSVSTTPRSEGEILSSPNVKPFSFLELKNATRNFRPDSLLGEGGFGYVFKGWIDEFTHLASKPGSGMVIAVKKLKSEGFQGHKEWLTEVTYLGQLHHPNLVKLIGYCTEGDNRLLVYEFMPKGSLENHLFRRGPQPLSWATRLKVAIGAARGLAFLHDAKDQVIYRDFKASNILLDAEFNAKLSDFGLAKAGPTGDRTHVSTQVMGTHGYAAPEYIATGRLTAKSDVYSFGVVLLELLSGRRAVDKDKVGIEQDLVEWTKPYLGDKRRLFRIMDTKLEGQYPQKAVFTAATLASQCLSIEPKTRPRMSEVLATLEEVQAAKNGSREHRTVSSPVPRSPAGHHHRQQQQRRLTPSASPLPTPRQSTQVK